The DNA segment GTTCGACGAGACGGCGCGGCTGGACGAGAAGCAGAACGAGATCACCTGGCTCGGCCCGGCGAAGTTCGGCGACCAGTACGCCATCGCCCGCGCGGGCGACGCCAAGGGCCCGGTCGGCAAGGTCGACAAGCTCAGCCAGCTCAAACAGCTGGCGAAAGACCATCCAGGCGAGGTCACGCTATGCGGCGCGGCGGAGTTCCTCGACCGGGAGATCGGCCCGGTGCAGAAGGTGTACGACGTTCACATCCCGGCCACGCAGGTCTACCAGAACGCCTTCGCACTGAACTTCGTCAACGTGGCGAAGCAGAGCCCCTGCAACTTCGCCGAGGTCTTCACCACGGACGCCCGCATCAAGTCCCTCGGCCTGAAGGTCCTTGAGGACGACAAGACCCACTTCCTGACGCAACTGGTGGGTCTCACGCTGCGCGAGAAGACCGCGAAGGAGAACCCGGAGCTGAAGAGGCTGGTGCAGCTGCTCGGGGACAAGCTCACCCAGCAGGTGATCATCGAGCTCAACGGGATGGTGGACATCGACGGCGCGAGTCCACAGCAGGCGGCGCTGACGTTCCTCCGGGATGCGGGACTCATCGCGTAGCGGGAAGAGTGTGGCAGGGATCGCCGTTACCCCGGCCTCGCCACCCAGGCGTGACACGGGACTCGGGAGTCGTGGCGGGCGGCTCGCGGATCTTCAATTGCTGCGGGACTGCAGTTGCCAGGAGCGTCCCGCTCCGATTCAGCCGGTGCCCGCCGTCTCGATCGGCACACGCATGCCCCGCCCTCCGCTGCACGAGAGGCACCGCTCTCGAAGGCCGTGTCGGTCCGTACGACACCGTCGGCGGTGACGACGTCGCACTGCCCGCGGTCGACCCGCAGGACGCGCCCGGGCAGCAGCCCTTGCGCGTCGTACGGGGTGAACGCGTCGGCCCAGGCCGAGTCCCAGCCGTAGGGAGCCAACGCGGAGAAAACAGAGGTGGAAGTCAACGGGTGACCCTTCACAAGGGTGGCCCCGGCAGCCGCGTACATCAGACGCGGAGAGACGAGTGGGATCAGCCGGCGGCCACGGAGGTGGACTTGATGAACTGGATGCGGGCAGCGCTCGTCGCAAAGACAGCCATCGGTCGACACCTCCTCACTCATGTCCGCTCGACGGCGGCGGCCACCGGCCACCGCCCTGATCTTCCGTCACTCTAGCCCGGCCCCATGAAGGCCCGTCAACCGGTTTTTTACGCGCAGTCGCGCCCGTTGAGCGTGAAGTCGTGCGCCGGGGAGTTCTCGCCCTCCCAGGAGGCGAGGAAGCCGAAGGCGAGCTTGCCGCCCTCGGGGACGGTCCTGTTGTAGTCCGCGGCGGTGGCGGTGACGCGGGAGCCGTCCTGGCCGAAGCTCGCGTCCCACATCTGGCCGACCTCCTGGCCGTCCCGGAAGGACCAGGCGACGCGCCAGTTGTCCAGGGCGCGTTCGGTGGTGACGGTGATGGTGGCCTGGAAGCCGTCGGGCCATTCGTTGACCAGGTGGTAGTCGACGCTGCAGGTCACCGGTTCGCTCGTGGACGGGTCCGGGTCGGCCTCGCCGGCCGTGGCCGAGGTCGTGCCCTGCGGGCCGGGGCGGGGGTTCCGCTCGGAGGGCTCGGACGGCTCGGACGAGTCGTCGCCGCTGGTGGCGCTCTCCGACGGATCCGGGGAGTCCGAGGAGGGCTGCGTCGCCGCCGTGACCGGCAGGGTGAAGCCGGGGTCGGCGACCGGCTGCCGGTCGGACGGGTCGCCGCCCGCCGTGGCGCCGTCGCCGGTGGAGCCGCCCGGCATCATCGACACCGCGAGGGCGAGCGCGGAGACGAGGACGGCGGCGACGAGGAGGCCGCTGCGCACGACGCGCGCCTTGTGCGCACCGGGGTCGGTCGGGCCCCCGTCCGCCTCGGCCGGGTCCGGCCGCCCACTGAGGCGTACCTCGGCGGCCCGGCGGCGGCGCTCCAGGTAGGCGAGGCCGCCCCAGCCGATCACCCCGCCCGCGAGGGCTCCGGGCAGTCCGTCGCCGTGCAGCCGCAGACAGGCGGCGGCCTCGGCGCACTCCACGCAGGTGGCGAGGTGGCGGGAGAGGTCGCCCGGGGTGTCGGCGCCGGTCGAGCGGGTGACGGCGTCGAGGAGGCGGGCGTAGCTGCGGCACTGCGCGGCCATCGGCGTGTCGAGGTGGTTGCGCTGGCAGCGGTCCCTGAACAGGCCCCGGACCTGGGAGAGTTCGTCGGACACGGTCGCCGGGTCGAGGCCGAGGCGGCGGGCCACGACGTGCAGCGGCAGCGCCTCCACCTCGGCCAGCCACAGCAGGACCGCGTCCGGTTCCTGCATGTCGCGCAGTCCGCGCAGCGCGAGCGGGCGCTGCAGCGGCGGGCCGGTGTAGCGGGCGGCCTTGTCGGAGTTGAGCCACAGCCGCAGGTCGGGGTCGAGCCTGTGGCCCTGCCCACGCTCCTCCCAGGCGGCCGCCGTGGTGCGTACGGCGGTCAGCAGCAGGGGGATGCGCGGCAGCCGGGCCGGGCGGCGGCCCGCGCTCCTGAGGTTCCCGGCCTCGGAGTCGCGGGCCTCGCGTATACCGGTGGAAAACGCCTCCGTGGCCAGTTGGCGGGCCGCGTCGGAGCCGGCCGTGCACAGGTCGGCGTACGACAGCACGGCGTCCCAGCACTCGGAGAACAGCGCGGCCTCGGTGGCGTCCTGGGGAGTCGGCAGGTCGGGCATGGGTCTCCTGCATCCACATGCGAGGTCAACTCGCCATATTGGCAGTGGAGTTGGGGGGAACCTCGCGGCAGAGCATGAGCCTTTCACGTATTCAACACGACTGACAAGCGCCGTGTTCACATGTCATGACAGACCGTCGCGCCCCCACAACTGCAGCCACTTGTACGGGCGCGGGCCCCGTCCGTCTCAACTACACCGTGGAGGAGTTCGCGGAATTCTCCGCGGGCAGGCTGTCCATGAAGGAGCTCACCGAGAACACCGCGTTGCCGGGGCCGGGCGGGCCGTAGCCGGGCGGGGACGACAGGCCGAAGTCCTCCATGGTCGCGCGGTACGCCTCCAGCAGGCGGATGTGGTACTCCAGCGGCGCGCCCTGCGGGTTGGCCTTGCCGAGCGGGGTCGTCGGCTCGGGGCACCAGGTGGTGAAGCGGGGCGTGATGCCGTTCGACATGAAGAAGCGCAGGCCCTCGGTCGTCGAGGCGATCGCCTCGTCCACCGTCGTGAAGCCGAACGGCTCCGCCATCTCCACGCCGGCCACGAAGTTGGGGATGACGTTGCGGGCGCCGAAGATGTCCGCCGAGTCGAGGATCCGCTTGTGCCACTCGTCGCGGCCGACGTAGCGCTCCTTGCCCGGGCAGTACATCTTGAACAGGTACTCGTCCCACACCTCGTAGTTGGGGTGGTAGATCTGCACGCCGTAGTCCTTGAACCGCTGCACGTCGTCGCGCGGCAGCGCCTGGGCCACCACCTTGCCGATCCAGCGGCCCGGGAAGCGCTCCTCGATGGCCTTGGCGTAGTGGCCGTAGAAGTCGGCCTCGTCACGGCCGGAGACGGTCTTGGTGATCGCGCCGCCGGTGAGCGTGTAGGCGGTGGACGCCTTGGCCGTGTCGTACCGGTCGATGATCTCCAGGGCCTCGAGGACCTCCTCGACGTCCTTCACGCCCGTGTACGGCCGGCCCGCCGCCTTGTGCTGGCGCCAGTTGTGGTTGATGTCGCAGTACTGGCACTCCTCCTTGGCGCCGAAGTACTGGCAGACCCGGAAGACGGTGAGGTAGATCAGGTAGCCCCACTGGATGGTGGGGGCGACCTCCATCACCGACTTCCCGTTGGACAGTGTGTGCCGGTAGTACTCCGGCATCGGCGGCACACCGACGTCGGCAATCCGCTTGCCGTCGAGGTAGAGACCGAGCACGCCCTCCTCGTCGGCGGCCACCCGGTACGGCGAGGACGGGTTCACGCGCACGGAGACGACGGTCCGCCGCAGGTCGTACGGGCCGCCGGTGAGGATGATCTCCTCCGGCGGGCGGCGCAGCGCGGCCTCGCCCAGCTCCGGCAGGGTGCCGTGGTCGAAGGAGAAGATGAAGTACGACTTCGGCTTGACCTCGCCGTCCTCGTTGTCGCTGAGGGCAGAGGGGTCGAAGGCCACCCCGCCGCGGAGCAGATCCTCCTTGAAGACGGCTTCCCGCGGAACGTGCGGGAATCGCTCCATCAGATCCTCGACCAGTGCGGTGCGGCTGCCCATCCGTGTCTCCTCCCGGCTCAGGCGTACGACTCCTCACGGTATGCCCCCGTGCTGTACGGGGTGGGGGCGGGGGGCCTCATGTTGCCCGTCGGGGTAGTTTCCACCTGGGAATTCCTGGTTGACGTTGTCCTCGGGAGGGGCGATCACATGGCCGAAACCGTGACCAACTGGGCGGGCAACATCACCTACGTCGCCAAGGAGCTGCACCGGCCGCGCTCGCTCGACGCGATCGCCGCCCTGCTGGCGGGGAGCGCGAAGGTGCGGGTGCTGGGCAGCGGGCACTCCTTCAACGAGATCGCCGAGCCCGGCTCCGAGGGCACGCTGCTGTCGGTCGCCGATCTGCCGCCGGTGATCGACGTGGACCGTACGGCCCGTACCGTCCGGGTGGCCGGCGGCGTACGGTACGCCGAGCTCGCCCGGGCGGTGTACACGGACGGGCTCGCGCTGCCGAACATGGCGTCCCTGCCGCACATCTCGGTGGCCGGCTCGGTCGCCACCGGCACGCACGGGTCGGGGGTCGGCAACGGCTCGCTGGCCACGTCCGTGCGGGAGGTGGAGCTGGTCACGGCGGACGGGTCGGTGCTGACCGTCGGGCGGGGCGACGAACGGTTCGGCGGCGCCGTCACCTCGCTGGGTGCCCTCGGTGTCGTCACGGCACTCACCCTCGACCTGGAGCCGTCCTTCGAGGTCGAGCAGCACGTCTTCACCGAACTGCCGCTGGACGGGCTGGACTCGGCGGCGTTCGAGGTGGTGATGGCGTCGGCGTACAGCGTGAGCCTGTTCACCGACTGGCGCGAGCCCGGCTTCCGGCAGGTGTGGCTCAAGCGACGCACCGACCAGCCGCTGCCCGTCTTCCCATGGGCCGCGCCCGCCGTCGAGAAGATGCACCCGGTGCCGGGGATGCCGGCGGTCAACTGCACGGAGCAGTTCGGGGTGCCGGGGCCGTGGCACGAGCGGCTGCCGCACTTCCGGGCGCAGTTCACACCCAGCAGCGGGGCCGAGCTGCAGTCGGAGTACCTGCTGCCGCGCCGGTACGCCGTGGACGCGCTGCACGCGATCGACGCGATCCGGACGACGGTCGCCCCCGTACTGCAGACCTGCGAGGTCCGTACGGTCGCGGCCGACGACCAGTGGCTGAGCCCCTCCTACGGGCGGGACACCGTGGCGCTGCACTTCACGTGGATCGAGGACACCGCGGCCGTGCTGCCCGTGGTGCGGCGGCTGGAGGAGGCACTGGAGGCCTTCGAGCCGCGGCCGCACTGGGGGAAGGTGTTCACGACGCCGGCGGAGATGCTGCGCGGGCGCTGGCCGCGGCTTGCGGACTTCCGCGAGCTGGCGCGGGAGCTGGACCCGGACCGGAAGTTCACCAACGCGTTCGTGCAGGACATACTGGATGACTGAGCTGCTGGGGGACTTCGTAAACCCCCTTTCCTAACCCCTTGTCGAATATTCCCGCACGCCATAGCCTTGCGCCGCGCCGGTGCCGACGGCCTGCCGGCATGTGAGGGGAGTTCGATGAAGCGCGGCACATCACGCGACATCCGCACCGCGAACCGCTACGAGGTGCTGCGCCAGATCATCGCCGCGTCGCCCACCTCCCGGCAGGAGCTGGCGGCTGCCACCGGGCTCAGTCTCGCCACGGTCGCCACGCTCGTGGGTGAGCTGCTCGACCTTCGCATGATCACGGAGGTCGGGTTCGAGGACTCGGCCGGCGGCCGCCCCCGGGGGCTGGTCGCCGTCAACGCGTCCGGCGGCGCCCTGATCGGCGTCGACATCGCGGAGACGTACGTCCACGTAGAGCTGTTCGACCTCGCGCTGAACGTGCTGGCCCGCGCCGAGGAGGACGTCCGCCCCGGCGAGAGTCTCCCCGAGCAGGTGGTCGCCCATGTCGCCGCCGCCGTCGGCTCGGTGGTGACCCAGGCCGGCGTGGAGGGCGCGCGCGTCCTCGGCGTCGGGGTGAGCGTGCCGGGGCAGGTGGACCGTGCGACGGGCTTCTCGGAGTACGCGCCCAACTGGGACTGGCACGACGTGCCGCTGCTCGACCTGCTCACCGAGCACATCGCCTACCCGCTGTACCTGGACAACCCGCTGCGCGCCTCCGCGGTGGCCGAGCTGTGGTTCGGGGCCGCACGGGGGCACGGGGACGCCGTGGTGGTCAACCTCGGTACCGGCGTCGGCGCCGGGCTGGTCCTGGGCGGCGGGCTGCACCGGGGGGTCAGCAACAGCGCCGGCGAGTGGGGTCACACCACGATCGTGCTGGACGGCAGGCTGTGCCGGTGCGGCAGGCGCGGCTGCGTGGAGGCGTATGTCGGCGCGTCCGGAATCATGCTGACCCTGCGGGAGTCGATCGGCGACAGCCCGCTGCTGCACGCGGATGACCAGACGGCCACCATCGACGCGCTCGCCAGGGGGCTGCGGGGCGGCGATCCGGTGGCGCTCAAGGTGGTTCGCGACACCGTGCGTTACCTCGGGGCCGGCATCGCAGACCTGGTGAACCTGTTCAACCCCGAGGTGGTCGTGCTCAGCAGCTGGGTCGCGGCCGCCCTCGGTGAGCCCCTGGTCGACGAGGTCCGCGAGGCCGTCGCCCGGCACGCGCTGCCGCGCCCGATGGCGGCCACCGAGATCGTCCTCTCCCCCATCCCCACCGATCCGGTGTGCCTGGGCGCGGCGACGTTCGCACTCGAAGGGGCCCTGCAGACGGTGGGCCAGAGGACGCCGGCGAAGAGCCGTACCAGGACTCCCTGACAGCCCGTCATGTCCGGTATCCCGAACGCCGCGCAACGCTTCGCGCAGACTTCGTCCAACCCCTTGCCGAAGCCTTAGCCGAAGGTTAACGTCCCGCACCGCAACCCCCTTTGAGCCAACTGGCGCTGAGCCGCTCCAGCCAGGCACAGGGCCGAGCCGTACTCGAGACAAGGACGTCAGCATGTCGGCATCGAGCAACAGCAACTGGGACCGCCGAACCGTTCTGCGGGCCGCGATGGGTCTGGCCGCTGCGGGCGGGCTTGCCGCGTGCGGCGGCAACACCGGGCGCGGTGGCGGGTCGGGTTCGGGCAAGAACCTCGTGCAGATGTTCCACGCGTACGGCGAGGCGGGCACCGAGCAGGCCGTCAAGCGGTACGCGAAGGCGTACAGGGAAGCCGCCGTGACCACGCAGTGGATCACCAGCGCGGACTTCGAGAGCAAGCTCTTCTCGGCCCTGCTCACCGACAACGCGCCGGACCTCTTCGAGTTCCACCCGCAGATCCAGATGGTCAAGAGCGGCCAGGTGGCGGACCTGACCGACATCATCGACCCGGTCAAGGCCGACTTCAATCCGGCCGACATCAAGTCGCACACCGTCGACGGGAAGATATACGGCGTCCGGATGATCGACGACCCGCAGTTCTTCTTCTACCGCAAGTCGATGCTGGAGAAGGCCAAGGTCGAGGTGCCGACCACGCTCGACGAGCTGATGGAGGCCGCCGCCAAGCTGACCACCGGCAAGGTCAAGGGCCTGTACATGGGCAACGACCTGCACAGCGTCAACGACACGTTGATCTGGTCGGCCGGCGCCCAGCACCTCAGCGAGAAGAACGAGATCGCCTACCACACGGACGGCGTCATCGAGGGCCTGATGCAGATGCGCAAGCTGTTCACCAGCGGCGACCTTCTCCTCGGCGCTCCCACCGAGTCCTGGGACCCCTCCTCGTTCAACCAGGGCCTGTGCGCCATCCAGTTCTGCGGGATGTGGGCGATGCCGGCGATCCAGGACGCGCTCGGCGACGACTGGGGGATCTTCCCCTTCCCGAAGGTCACGGACTCCGGCAAGCAGTCGGTCTACAACGGCGGCTGGTCGATGTTCGTCAACGCCAAGGGCAAGGACGTCGACGCGGCCAAGGAGTACGTCAAGTGGCTGTGGATCGACCAGAAGGAGTACCAGGAGGACTGGGCCACCTCCTACGGCTTCCACATCCCGCCGCGCACCTCGCTCGCCGAGGAAGCCGACAAGCTCAAGTCGGGCAACGCCGCTGAGGGCGTCAAGCTCTTCAACGAGTTCGGGCACTTCGACAACATCGGCTGGACCCAGGCCATGCGCACCGCCTTCGAGGACGTCTTCGCCAACTGTGTCCGCAAGGACATGGACCCGGAGAAGGCTCTCGACAAGTGCGACACGGCCGTCAACCGCGAGCTCAAGAAGCTGTTCGGATAGGCCGCGGGACGGACCACGACATGTCGACGACCACCAAGCTCGACCTCGCGAGCTCCGCCCCGGCGAAGGCCTCGCCGGGGCAGCCGCGGCGGGGTCTGCGGGGCAGCCCCACCTTCGCCTTCTGGCTCTTCACCGGACCGTTCCTGATCGGTCTGGCGATCTTCGTCTACGCGCCGATCCTCTGGAGCCTGTGGCTGAGCTTCTTCGAGGCCCGCTTCACCGTCACGCCGGACAAGTTCGTAGGGTTCGACAACTACACGTACATGCTGACGAACGACGACTTCGTCGGCTCGCTCGGCACCTTCACCGTCTTCGCCGCGTTCATCGTGCCCACCACCTGGGCGCTGTCGCTGGGGCTGGCCCTGCTGGTGAACCGGATGCGCTTCATGCGGGCGTTCTTCCGCTCGGTCTTCTTCCTGCCGACCGCGGTCAGCTATGTCGCCGCGGCGCTCATCTGGAAGATGTCCCTCTTCAGCGGGGTCCGCTTCGGCCTGATGAACACGGTCCTCGGCTGGTTCGGGATCGAGAACATCGCCTGGCTGATCGACCCCAACCCGCCCTGGTACTGGCTGGTCATCGTGACCGCCCGGCTGTGGCTCCAGTCCGGCTTCTACATGATCCTGTTCATCGCCGCGCTCCAGAACATCCCGGACGAGCTGTACGAGGCCGCCGCCATCGACGGCGCCAAGTCGGGCTGGCAGACGTTCCGGTACATCACCCTGCCCCAGCTGCGTGCCACGTCCACCGCGGTGATCCTGCTGCTGCTCATCGCCGCCTACCAGGCCTTCGACGAGTTCTTCAACCTGCTGTCGAAGACCACCTGGGGCCGTCCGCCGCTGGTCGAGCTGTACTACAAGGCCCTGGGCGAGAGCCAGGACTACGGCGCCGGCAGCGCGGGAGCGCTCATCCTGACCGTGCTGATCTGTGCCGTGACCCTGCTCCAGGGCAAGATCATGGGCTT comes from the Streptomyces sp. NBC_00443 genome and includes:
- a CDS encoding radical SAM protein → MGSRTALVEDLMERFPHVPREAVFKEDLLRGGVAFDPSALSDNEDGEVKPKSYFIFSFDHGTLPELGEAALRRPPEEIILTGGPYDLRRTVVSVRVNPSSPYRVAADEEGVLGLYLDGKRIADVGVPPMPEYYRHTLSNGKSVMEVAPTIQWGYLIYLTVFRVCQYFGAKEECQYCDINHNWRQHKAAGRPYTGVKDVEEVLEALEIIDRYDTAKASTAYTLTGGAITKTVSGRDEADFYGHYAKAIEERFPGRWIGKVVAQALPRDDVQRFKDYGVQIYHPNYEVWDEYLFKMYCPGKERYVGRDEWHKRILDSADIFGARNVIPNFVAGVEMAEPFGFTTVDEAIASTTEGLRFFMSNGITPRFTTWCPEPTTPLGKANPQGAPLEYHIRLLEAYRATMEDFGLSSPPGYGPPGPGNAVFSVSSFMDSLPAENSANSSTV
- a CDS encoding cellulose-binding domain-containing protein; amino-acid sequence: MPDLPTPQDATEAALFSECWDAVLSYADLCTAGSDAARQLATEAFSTGIREARDSEAGNLRSAGRRPARLPRIPLLLTAVRTTAAAWEERGQGHRLDPDLRLWLNSDKAARYTGPPLQRPLALRGLRDMQEPDAVLLWLAEVEALPLHVVARRLGLDPATVSDELSQVRGLFRDRCQRNHLDTPMAAQCRSYARLLDAVTRSTGADTPGDLSRHLATCVECAEAAACLRLHGDGLPGALAGGVIGWGGLAYLERRRRAAEVRLSGRPDPAEADGGPTDPGAHKARVVRSGLLVAAVLVSALALAVSMMPGGSTGDGATAGGDPSDRQPVADPGFTLPVTAATQPSSDSPDPSESATSGDDSSEPSEPSERNPRPGPQGTTSATAGEADPDPSTSEPVTCSVDYHLVNEWPDGFQATITVTTERALDNWRVAWSFRDGQEVGQMWDASFGQDGSRVTATAADYNRTVPEGGKLAFGFLASWEGENSPAHDFTLNGRDCA
- a CDS encoding glycine betaine ABC transporter substrate-binding protein gives rise to the protein MNRPQRRLGALLAVLSCTAVCTGCSSTSSDLPSSVSAGRLKGGSIAKAVDLSGKSFTVGSKEFTEQTVLGNILIYALQAAGAKTKDQTGLTGSAIVRKALLSGDIDMYWEYAGTGWSEFLKKTSVLPGAKEQFDETARLDEKQNEITWLGPAKFGDQYAIARAGDAKGPVGKVDKLSQLKQLAKDHPGEVTLCGAAEFLDREIGPVQKVYDVHIPATQVYQNAFALNFVNVAKQSPCNFAEVFTTDARIKSLGLKVLEDDKTHFLTQLVGLTLREKTAKENPELKRLVQLLGDKLTQQVIIELNGMVDIDGASPQQAALTFLRDAGLIA
- a CDS encoding ROK family transcriptional regulator produces the protein MKRGTSRDIRTANRYEVLRQIIAASPTSRQELAAATGLSLATVATLVGELLDLRMITEVGFEDSAGGRPRGLVAVNASGGALIGVDIAETYVHVELFDLALNVLARAEEDVRPGESLPEQVVAHVAAAVGSVVTQAGVEGARVLGVGVSVPGQVDRATGFSEYAPNWDWHDVPLLDLLTEHIAYPLYLDNPLRASAVAELWFGAARGHGDAVVVNLGTGVGAGLVLGGGLHRGVSNSAGEWGHTTIVLDGRLCRCGRRGCVEAYVGASGIMLTLRESIGDSPLLHADDQTATIDALARGLRGGDPVALKVVRDTVRYLGAGIADLVNLFNPEVVVLSSWVAAALGEPLVDEVREAVARHALPRPMAATEIVLSPIPTDPVCLGAATFALEGALQTVGQRTPAKSRTRTP
- a CDS encoding ABC transporter substrate-binding protein — encoded protein: MSASSNSNWDRRTVLRAAMGLAAAGGLAACGGNTGRGGGSGSGKNLVQMFHAYGEAGTEQAVKRYAKAYREAAVTTQWITSADFESKLFSALLTDNAPDLFEFHPQIQMVKSGQVADLTDIIDPVKADFNPADIKSHTVDGKIYGVRMIDDPQFFFYRKSMLEKAKVEVPTTLDELMEAAAKLTTGKVKGLYMGNDLHSVNDTLIWSAGAQHLSEKNEIAYHTDGVIEGLMQMRKLFTSGDLLLGAPTESWDPSSFNQGLCAIQFCGMWAMPAIQDALGDDWGIFPFPKVTDSGKQSVYNGGWSMFVNAKGKDVDAAKEYVKWLWIDQKEYQEDWATSYGFHIPPRTSLAEEADKLKSGNAAEGVKLFNEFGHFDNIGWTQAMRTAFEDVFANCVRKDMDPEKALDKCDTAVNRELKKLFG
- a CDS encoding carbohydrate ABC transporter permease — translated: MSTTTKLDLASSAPAKASPGQPRRGLRGSPTFAFWLFTGPFLIGLAIFVYAPILWSLWLSFFEARFTVTPDKFVGFDNYTYMLTNDDFVGSLGTFTVFAAFIVPTTWALSLGLALLVNRMRFMRAFFRSVFFLPTAVSYVAAALIWKMSLFSGVRFGLMNTVLGWFGIENIAWLIDPNPPWYWLVIVTARLWLQSGFYMILFIAALQNIPDELYEAAAIDGAKSGWQTFRYITLPQLRATSTAVILLLLIAAYQAFDEFFNLLSKTTWGRPPLVELYYKALGESQDYGAGSAGALILTVLICAVTLLQGKIMGFGRGDESK
- a CDS encoding D-arabinono-1,4-lactone oxidase; translated protein: MAETVTNWAGNITYVAKELHRPRSLDAIAALLAGSAKVRVLGSGHSFNEIAEPGSEGTLLSVADLPPVIDVDRTARTVRVAGGVRYAELARAVYTDGLALPNMASLPHISVAGSVATGTHGSGVGNGSLATSVREVELVTADGSVLTVGRGDERFGGAVTSLGALGVVTALTLDLEPSFEVEQHVFTELPLDGLDSAAFEVVMASAYSVSLFTDWREPGFRQVWLKRRTDQPLPVFPWAAPAVEKMHPVPGMPAVNCTEQFGVPGPWHERLPHFRAQFTPSSGAELQSEYLLPRRYAVDALHAIDAIRTTVAPVLQTCEVRTVAADDQWLSPSYGRDTVALHFTWIEDTAAVLPVVRRLEEALEAFEPRPHWGKVFTTPAEMLRGRWPRLADFRELARELDPDRKFTNAFVQDILDD